The DNA sequence AACTTGAAACCATTACTGACCGATTTATATTCGGCTGGACGTTTTCGTACGCGCACCAAAAACGATCTGGTCGCGAAATTGTTAAAGGACTATCAGGTGAAAAAAGCGATTATGGTTGGTGACCGCCATTCAGACGTCGAGGCAGGTACATCGAATGGTTTGTTTACGATTGGCTGCGACTTTGGCTTTGCCAAGCCAGGTGAGTTGGATGGAGCAGATGTGATCATAACTGATTTTCCTCAATTGCTCGATCATTTGCCAGAAATCGACACCATCAAGCAAAGTCAAACATAAACCATTCCGTCAAGGAGTGGTTTTTTCGTGGTTTCAAGCGGCCACATTTTGCCCACAATAGAAAGTGTATTCACCACTTGCATGCGTGTAGTAAACCCATTATAATTAACGTCAAAGATAGTCAAAGTCAATAGTCAAACACAGTGAGAATAGGAGGCGATGACTTGCGTAACATCTCGGACATCATTGAACATCACTTGAAAAGCATCATTACCGAGAGTCCCAATGGCTCTATCGAGATTCAGCGTAGTGAGCTAGCCGACCATTTTCAATGTGTACCATCTCAGATCAACTACGTCATTAATACCCGATTCACAGTTCAAAAAGGGTATATTGTGGAAAGCAAGCGTGGCGGTGGCGGGTACATTCGCATTCGCAAAGTGCAGATCGTCAGCAAGGCACGCCTGCAGGAACTTTTGACCGAGGAGCTGATTGGTGAGGCTATCACACAGAGTGTGGGCAATGCTATCGTTGAGCGTCTCTTGGAGGAAGGCTTGGTGAACATCCGGGAAGCAACCCTGATGAAAATTGCCACCTCTCGTGCAGTTTTAACCGTGGAGACGGAATTGCGGGATCGTTTGCGGGCAAACATTTTAAAGCAGATGATCGCAGCTATTCTGTTGAAGTAATGAAGCAAGCGCTAGGAGGGATGATGTGATGAACTGTGAGGAATGCGGAAAACGACCGGCGACACTTCATCTGACGAAAATCGTCAATGGCGAAAAAACCGAATACCATATTTGTGAGCATTGCGCTCAGGAAAAAGGGGACGTCTTTACCGGCTTTCACAATTTCAGCATCAACAATCTCCTTTCAGGATTATTAAAATTCGACCCGATGCAGAAGAGCGCCAAGGAATCGTCAGCGAACAAAACGCTCCGATGTGAAACCTGCGGGCTCACTTTCGCCCAGTTTAGCAAGAGCGGACGATTCGGCTGCAGCGATTGCTATACTTTTCTAGGGGATCGGCTGGACCCACTGTTCCGCCGCATCCACGGAAATACACAGCATATCGGCAAAGTGCCTGAACGTACTGGTGGCCAATTGAAAATCCGCAAAGAGCTGGAACAATTAAAACAAGCCCTGCAAACCCATGTAGCCAGTGAAGAGTTTGAAAAGGCCGCAGAGATGCGGGACCGAATTCGTGCCTTGGAACAAAAGATGGCCCAATCGTAACAAGGGGAGGTTTAGCTGGATGTCGCAACAGCAGTTTATGCAGAACCCGTGGAGCAATTGGATGAAAGGGGAAGGACCTGATTCCGATATCGTCATCAGCACACGGTTACGCATCGCCCGTAACCTGCGCCAGCACCCTTTTCCGTTGCTTGCGACTGATTCCCAAGGGGAGGAAGTGGTAAGAAAGGTAACGGAAGTCAGCGAGTCGGATGCCATGCGCAAACGACACCATCTGCAAGTGATTCAAATGGATCAAGTAAACCCTCTGGAAAAACGCGTGCTGGTGGAAAAACATTTGATCAGCCCACATCTAGCCGAGGAGTCTCGCAAAGGGGCAGTTTTGCTTAGTCCTGATGAATCTGTGAGTATTATGGTTAATGAAGAAGACCACATCCGTATTCAAGTCCTGTTACCAGGGTTTCGTTTGAATGACGCCTGGGAAATCGGTACAAAAATAGATGATATTTTCGAGAGGAATTTAAATTACGCCTTCGACGAGACCAGAGGGTACCTTACGAGTTGCCCGACCAACGTAGGTACTGGAATTCGCGCTTCCGTGATGCTCCATCTTCCTGCATTGGTCATGACTCAGCAGATCAGTCGTATTCTGCAGGCGATTAATCAAGTTGGTCTGGTCGTACGAGGAATTTATGGAGAAGGTAGCGAAGCATTAGGTAATCTGTTTCAGCTTTCCAATCAGGTGACGTTGGGCATGTCGGAATCAGACATTCTCTCCAACCTGTACGGAGTAGCTAGACAAATTATTGAACAAGAGCGTGTTGCACGTACGTACTTACTCGAACACACCCGCGTTTCGCTGGAAGATCGCATTTTTCGCTCGTATGGGATTTTGATGTACGCGCGCACGGTCGAATCCAAAGAAGCTGCACAGCGCCTATCCGATGTGCGCCTAGGGATTGATCTCGGTGTGATTCCAGACGTTTCACCATTGGTGTTGAACGAACTGCTCGTTACGACGCAACCGGGGTTCCTGCAGCAGCATGCAGGCCAAAAGCTGACTCCGGATCAACGGGACGAACGCAGAGCGCGGTTAATTCGGGAGCGCATTGCAGACACAGAAAAGTAAAATGGCTAATAAATAAACATAGGCAATACGCAACAGTTAACCCATAGAGAATAAACACGGTTACCTTGGAGGTGTACGATATGATGTTTGGACGTTTTACAGAACGAGCACAAAAAGTATTGGCGCTTGCCCTGGAAGAAGCAGTCCGTCTTGGCCACAAAGATATTGGGACTGAGCACGTACTGTTGGGATTGATTCGGGAAGGCGAAGGGATTGCGGCGAAAGCTCTACAATCACTTGGGCTTGGTCTCGACAAAATCCAAAGTGAAGTGGAGTCGTTGATCGGACGCGGTACGGAGCAGTCCGGCAGTAATTACACTCCAAACTATACACCTCGTGCCAAAAAGGTCATTGAGCTGTCCATGGATGAAGCCCGCAAGCTGGGCCACACGTACGTGGGCACCGAGCATATTCTGCTTGGTCTGATCCGTGAAGGGGAAGGCATTGCGGCAAGAATCATGAACAATCTGGGTGTCAGCCTGAACAAAGCTCGTCAGCAAGTTCTACAGCTCCTAGGCAGCTCGGAAATGATGGCGTCCCATCAGCCATCGGGTGGTAATCCGGCAGCCAACACGCCTACTCTGGACGGTCTGGCTCGCGATCTGACCGCCATTGCACGCGACGGTGGTCTCGACCCTGTCATTGGTCGAATGAAAGAAATTGAGCGTGTTATTCAAGTGTTGAGCAGACGTACCAAGAACAATCCCGTGCTGATCGGGGAACCAGGCGTTGGGAAAACAGCGATCGCCGAAGGACTGGCACAGAAGATTGTGAACAACGAAATTCCAGAGACACTGCGCGACAAACGCGTCATGACGCTGGATATGGGTACTGTCGTGGCAGGAACCAAGTATCGCGGTGAATTTGAAGACCGCCTGAAGAAAATCATGGACGAAATTCGTCAAGCCGGAAACATCATTCTGTTTATTGACGAATTGCATACTTTGATTGGCGCAGGTGGAGCAGAAGGTGCCATCGACGCCTCCAACATTCTCAAGCCGGCTCTAGCTCGTGGAGAATTGCAGTGCGTAGGGGCAACGACTCTGGACGAATACCGCAAATACATTGAGAAAGATGCTGCGCTGGAACGGCGTTTCCAACCAATTCAGGTAGATGAACCGACTGCAGAAGACGCAGTCAAAATTCTACACGGTCTGCGTGATCGTTACGAGGCACATCACCGCGTTAAAATTACAGATGAAGCTATTGAGCAGGCAGTAAAGCTGTCTGATCGCTATATCACAGATCGTTTCCTGCCAGACAAAGCGATCGACCTCGTCGATGAAGCTGCTTCGAAAGTACGCCTTCAGTCCTTTACTGTTCCTCCGAACCTCAAGGAACTGGAAGGTCGTCTGGAAGAAGTGCGCAAGGAAAAAGATGCGGCGGTACAATCGCAGGAATTTGAAGAAGCTGCAGCCCTTCGTGATCAAGAGCAAAAACTGCGCGAAGAGCTTGATAAAACGAAAAAAGACTGGAAAGAACGTCAAGGCCAGTTAAACATGGAAGTGACCCCTGAAGATATCGCACAGGTCGTGGCTAGCTGGACGGGTATCCCTGTACTCAAGCTGAAGGAAGAGGAAGCCGAACGCTTGTTGAAAATGGAGGAAATTCTGCATAGTCGTGTCATTGGGCAGGACGAAGCAGTCAAATCCGTCTCTCGAGCTGTTCGACGTGCCCGTGCCGGTCTGAAGGATCCGAAGCGCCCTGTAGGCTCGTTCATTTTCCTGGGCCCTACGGGTGTCGGGAAAACCGAATTGGCGCGTGCTGTGGCAGAGACGCTCTTTGGCGATGAAGATGCTATGATCCGCGTCGACATGTCCGAGTACATGGAGAAGCATTCGACGGCGCGTCTGGTCGGTGCCCCTCCTGGATATGTGGGCTATGATGAAGGTGGTCAATTGACCGAGAAGGTACGCCGCAAACCGTACTCCGTCATCTTGCTGGATGAGATCGAAAAAGCGCATCCGGACGTATTCAACATCCTGCTGCAAGTCCTGGATGATGGTCGCTTGACTGATTCCAAAGGACGTACTGTCGACTTCCGCAACACAGTAGTGATCATGACCTCCAACGTGGGTGCAAGCATGATCAAGAAAAACACAACGTTGGGCTTCACGACCGGCGATGTCGAAAGAAAATACCAAGACATGAAGGACAAAGTGATGGATGAGCTGAAAAAGAGCTTCCGTCCTGAATTCCTGAACCGGATTGATGAAGTGATCGTGTTCCATTCCCTGGAGCAAGAACACATCGAGCAGATCGTTTCGTTGATGACCGACGAGCTGCGTAAACGCTTGAAAGAACAGAGCATTGATTTCCAATTGACCGAAGAAGCCAAGAAAGTATTGGCCAAAGAAGGTTTCGATCCGGCCTATGGTGCACGTCCATTGCGTAGAGCCATTCAACGTCACATCGAGGACAGATTGTCCGAAGAGCTGTTGAAGGGCAATATCAGCAAAGGTGACACCGTCAATATCGATTCCGAGGAAGGTCAATTGGTGGTTAAACGTTTGGAAAAATCAAAGCTATAACAAACTCAGAACAACACATAGAATGCCTCCCAAACAGGAGGTATTCTTTTTTTGGGTGCCCATGTATGATAAAAATAGAGGATAAAATCCAAACGAGGGTGCGAATATGTCAAAGTATAAAACGAAATACGCGTGTCAAGAATGTGGCTATGAATCGCCAAAATGGATGGGGAAATGTCCAGGCTGTAACAGCTGGAATACCATGGTCGAGGAAATGACCGTCAAAACGGCACACCGACACGAAGGAATGAGCGGTGGACAGAAACAAGCCGCTATGCCGTTGACAGAGGTAGCGAGTGATGAAGATCCACGCATGGACACGACTATCGGGGAGTTAAATCGTGTTCTAGGCGGCGGACTGGTACCAGGATCACTCATTTTGGTCGGCGGTGACCCGGGGATTGGGAAATCGACGCTGCTGCTGCAGACCTCCTTTGCTTTGGCGCATCAAGGCGCGAAAGTTTTATATGTTTCTGGTGAGGAGTCGGCAAAGCAAATCAAGCTACGTGCCGACCGTCTCGGATCAAAAACTCCTCCTATGTATGTTTTAGCAGAAAATGATTTGGATTTGATCGAACAGCATATTAATCAGGTAGACCCCCATGTATTGATCATTGACTCGATTCAGACCGTCTTTCACCCTGCCGTTCAATCTGCAGCAGGAAGTGTCGCTCAAGTACGTGAGGCAACCGCACAGCTGATGAGGATAGCCAAGGGAAAAGGGATTGGTACGTTTATTGTGGGCCACGTGACCAAGGAAGGCTCCATTGCCGGTCCGCGAATGCTTGAGCATATGGTGGATGCCGTTTTGTATTTCGAAGGGGAACGACACAATACGTTCCGCATTTTACGCGCAGTCAAAAATCGATTTGGATCGACAAATGAAATCGGGATTTTCGAGATGAAGGACCGTGGGCTGGAGGAAGTGGCGAATCCCTCTGAGATCTTCTTG is a window from the Brevibacillus choshinensis genome containing:
- a CDS encoding protein arginine kinase: MSQQQFMQNPWSNWMKGEGPDSDIVISTRLRIARNLRQHPFPLLATDSQGEEVVRKVTEVSESDAMRKRHHLQVIQMDQVNPLEKRVLVEKHLISPHLAEESRKGAVLLSPDESVSIMVNEEDHIRIQVLLPGFRLNDAWEIGTKIDDIFERNLNYAFDETRGYLTSCPTNVGTGIRASVMLHLPALVMTQQISRILQAINQVGLVVRGIYGEGSEALGNLFQLSNQVTLGMSESDILSNLYGVARQIIEQERVARTYLLEHTRVSLEDRIFRSYGILMYARTVESKEAAQRLSDVRLGIDLGVIPDVSPLVLNELLVTTQPGFLQQHAGQKLTPDQRDERRARLIRERIADTEK
- a CDS encoding ATP-dependent Clp protease ATP-binding subunit translates to MMFGRFTERAQKVLALALEEAVRLGHKDIGTEHVLLGLIREGEGIAAKALQSLGLGLDKIQSEVESLIGRGTEQSGSNYTPNYTPRAKKVIELSMDEARKLGHTYVGTEHILLGLIREGEGIAARIMNNLGVSLNKARQQVLQLLGSSEMMASHQPSGGNPAANTPTLDGLARDLTAIARDGGLDPVIGRMKEIERVIQVLSRRTKNNPVLIGEPGVGKTAIAEGLAQKIVNNEIPETLRDKRVMTLDMGTVVAGTKYRGEFEDRLKKIMDEIRQAGNIILFIDELHTLIGAGGAEGAIDASNILKPALARGELQCVGATTLDEYRKYIEKDAALERRFQPIQVDEPTAEDAVKILHGLRDRYEAHHRVKITDEAIEQAVKLSDRYITDRFLPDKAIDLVDEAASKVRLQSFTVPPNLKELEGRLEEVRKEKDAAVQSQEFEEAAALRDQEQKLREELDKTKKDWKERQGQLNMEVTPEDIAQVVASWTGIPVLKLKEEEAERLLKMEEILHSRVIGQDEAVKSVSRAVRRARAGLKDPKRPVGSFIFLGPTGVGKTELARAVAETLFGDEDAMIRVDMSEYMEKHSTARLVGAPPGYVGYDEGGQLTEKVRRKPYSVILLDEIEKAHPDVFNILLQVLDDGRLTDSKGRTVDFRNTVVIMTSNVGASMIKKNTTLGFTTGDVERKYQDMKDKVMDELKKSFRPEFLNRIDEVIVFHSLEQEHIEQIVSLMTDELRKRLKEQSIDFQLTEEAKKVLAKEGFDPAYGARPLRRAIQRHIEDRLSEELLKGNISKGDTVNIDSEEGQLVVKRLEKSKL
- a CDS encoding UvrB/UvrC motif-containing protein, translated to MNCEECGKRPATLHLTKIVNGEKTEYHICEHCAQEKGDVFTGFHNFSINNLLSGLLKFDPMQKSAKESSANKTLRCETCGLTFAQFSKSGRFGCSDCYTFLGDRLDPLFRRIHGNTQHIGKVPERTGGQLKIRKELEQLKQALQTHVASEEFEKAAEMRDRIRALEQKMAQS
- a CDS encoding CtsR family transcriptional regulator, with the protein product MRNISDIIEHHLKSIITESPNGSIEIQRSELADHFQCVPSQINYVINTRFTVQKGYIVESKRGGGGYIRIRKVQIVSKARLQELLTEELIGEAITQSVGNAIVERLLEEGLVNIREATLMKIATSRAVLTVETELRDRLRANILKQMIAAILLK
- the radA gene encoding DNA repair protein RadA, whose protein sequence is MSKYKTKYACQECGYESPKWMGKCPGCNSWNTMVEEMTVKTAHRHEGMSGGQKQAAMPLTEVASDEDPRMDTTIGELNRVLGGGLVPGSLILVGGDPGIGKSTLLLQTSFALAHQGAKVLYVSGEESAKQIKLRADRLGSKTPPMYVLAENDLDLIEQHINQVDPHVLIIDSIQTVFHPAVQSAAGSVAQVREATAQLMRIAKGKGIGTFIVGHVTKEGSIAGPRMLEHMVDAVLYFEGERHNTFRILRAVKNRFGSTNEIGIFEMKDRGLEEVANPSEIFLAERPFGVAGSTVVASMEGTRPVLVELQALVAPTSFVTPRRMATGVDHQRVAMIMAVLEKRMGMMLQNQDAYVNVAGGVRLDEPAVDLAIAVSIASSFRDHATNPHDVVIGEIGLTGEVRGVSRIEQRVREAHKLGFKRVIIPEKNIRGLEAPDDIQVIGVSNIGEALNEVIRG